One stretch of Gemmatimonadaceae bacterium DNA includes these proteins:
- a CDS encoding SpoIIE family protein phosphatase, translating into MTAPKPPRGTMTTLRAPSRILLVGAASAAHGMRFVDENYMPFPTSTAADAAKKLQAGRYEFAVVDVSLADMPAAAFIASIRADEALAQLPVLVTSATDDLAAIEACLGSGADDYLPASCGQGILRVRIAAAIDRRSLQDTQALRRDMVVARTIQRDFLPEALPLVPGVELDAALQPARQVSGDFFDAFLLGSSGRLLLVVGDVCDKGVGAALFMALFRSLIRASADPVAGGAEQTLGRQTPAAGDTDADGTPELLTRVASFTNNYIAHLHGRTNMFATAFLACLRPSDGELVYVNAGHEPALIVAPDGSIEELRPTGPALGMMPDSPFTAVTRTLPLHHSLFAFTDGLSEARSSSGVVFGNERLRAAVRDHGVRGASALVHGLLQTMEAFTRQAEPHDDLTMLAATRNSIS; encoded by the coding sequence ATGACCGCACCCAAACCGCCACGCGGCACGATGACCACGCTTCGGGCGCCCAGTCGCATTCTTCTGGTGGGCGCTGCCAGTGCGGCGCACGGCATGCGATTCGTGGACGAGAACTACATGCCGTTCCCGACGTCCACCGCCGCTGACGCGGCGAAGAAGCTGCAAGCTGGGCGATACGAGTTCGCGGTTGTCGACGTGTCGCTTGCCGATATGCCCGCTGCGGCGTTCATCGCCTCGATTCGCGCCGATGAGGCGCTGGCGCAGTTGCCGGTCCTGGTCACGAGCGCCACGGACGACCTCGCCGCCATCGAGGCGTGTCTTGGTAGCGGGGCCGATGATTACCTGCCGGCGTCGTGCGGCCAAGGGATACTGCGCGTACGGATCGCCGCGGCGATCGACCGCAGAAGCCTTCAAGACACACAGGCGTTGCGGCGCGACATGGTCGTGGCGCGCACCATCCAACGGGATTTTCTCCCCGAGGCGCTTCCGCTCGTTCCCGGCGTCGAGCTGGACGCGGCGCTGCAGCCGGCGAGGCAGGTTTCGGGTGATTTTTTTGACGCCTTCCTGCTCGGCAGCTCCGGCCGGCTGCTGCTGGTGGTGGGCGATGTCTGCGACAAGGGCGTGGGCGCGGCGCTCTTCATGGCGTTGTTCCGGAGCCTCATTCGCGCATCGGCCGACCCGGTTGCCGGAGGCGCGGAGCAGACTCTCGGCCGTCAGACGCCCGCGGCAGGCGACACCGACGCCGATGGCACCCCCGAGCTGCTGACGCGCGTGGCGTCGTTCACCAACAACTACATCGCGCATCTCCACGGCCGGACGAACATGTTCGCGACGGCCTTCCTTGCATGCCTGCGTCCGAGCGACGGTGAGCTGGTGTATGTGAACGCGGGCCACGAGCCGGCACTGATCGTGGCGCCGGACGGTTCCATCGAGGAATTGCGTCCTACGGGGCCGGCGCTTGGCATGATGCCGGACTCTCCGTTCACGGCTGTCACCCGTACGCTCCCACTCCATCACAGCCTGTTCGCCTTCACCGACGGCCTGTCGGAGGCACGGAGTTCGAGCGGTGTCGTGTTCGGCAACGAGCGCCTGCGAGCGGCCGTAAGAGACCACGGTGTGCGCGGCGCATCGGCGTTAGTGCACGGCCTGCTGCAGACCATGGAAGCCTTCACGCGTCAGGCCGAGCCACACGACGACCTGACGATGCTTGCCGCGACTCGGAACAGCATCTCGTAA
- a CDS encoding ATP-binding protein, whose product MDHRFGVTFTGKSDEVGRVTSAFADFADAHALPAAVRRTMLVALDELVMNAVTHGATLGGPGVRVTVKGALEPGRLVVAVCDNGRPFDPFALATPDTTLSVEERTLGGLGIYLVRQMMDEVRYSRRGDQNEVVLIKHLETLDGARSPKERT is encoded by the coding sequence ATGGACCATCGGTTCGGGGTGACATTCACCGGGAAGTCGGACGAGGTGGGGAGGGTCACCAGCGCCTTCGCTGATTTCGCGGACGCGCATGCCCTCCCGGCGGCTGTGCGACGCACCATGCTGGTTGCCCTGGATGAACTTGTCATGAACGCCGTAACCCACGGCGCCACGCTGGGGGGGCCGGGGGTGCGGGTGACCGTGAAAGGCGCGCTTGAGCCGGGCCGTCTGGTGGTCGCGGTGTGTGACAACGGCCGGCCGTTCGATCCCTTTGCGCTCGCCACCCCCGACACGACGTTGTCCGTCGAGGAACGGACACTCGGCGGCCTGGGCATTTACCTCGTACGGCAGATGATGGACGAGGTCCGGTACTCGCGACGGGGCGACCAGAACGAAGTCGTGCTGATCAAGCATCTGGAGACATTGGACGGGGCCCGGTCCCCGAAGGAGCGCACATAA
- a CDS encoding sugar phosphate isomerase/epimerase — MKLAVSNIAWKQADDEGVATMLRDAGVTGIEVAPTAVWADPLTTTEVERREYRAWWAERGFAISSMQALLFGRPELVLFGDQPARDGMRTHLVGMMDLAAALGVGPLVFGSPRNRTVGGVPRDVAQRIAIEFFRDIGQLAHERGVWLCIEPNPSAYDCDFVRTFAEASVLVGAVGEPGFGLHVDAGAMAINGEAVADTIAAAGPLIRHFHASEPFLAPLGANATDHASYADALRDAGYAGWVSLEMRAPPDGLDGLARALDVLTVHYGD; from the coding sequence ATGAAGCTCGCCGTCTCGAACATTGCGTGGAAGCAGGCGGATGACGAGGGCGTTGCGACGATGCTTCGCGATGCCGGCGTGACCGGCATCGAAGTCGCGCCGACAGCGGTGTGGGCCGATCCGTTGACGACGACAGAGGTCGAGCGCCGCGAGTATCGCGCGTGGTGGGCCGAGCGCGGTTTCGCCATCTCGTCCATGCAGGCGCTGTTGTTCGGGCGCCCGGAGTTGGTGCTCTTCGGCGATCAGCCCGCGCGTGATGGCATGCGCACCCATCTCGTCGGGATGATGGATCTCGCCGCCGCACTCGGTGTCGGTCCGCTGGTGTTCGGGTCGCCCAGGAACCGCACGGTCGGCGGCGTACCGCGCGACGTCGCGCAACGCATCGCCATCGAGTTCTTCCGCGACATCGGCCAGCTCGCCCACGAACGCGGCGTGTGGCTGTGTATCGAACCCAACCCGTCGGCCTACGACTGTGACTTCGTCAGGACTTTCGCTGAGGCGTCCGTACTGGTTGGCGCGGTCGGAGAGCCCGGGTTCGGCTTGCACGTCGACGCAGGCGCGATGGCAATCAATGGCGAAGCTGTCGCCGACACGATCGCGGCGGCAGGACCGCTGATCCGGCACTTCCACGCCAGTGAGCCGTTCCTTGCGCCACTGGGGGCGAACGCGACCGATCACGCCTCGTACGCCGACGCGCTACGCGACGCAGGCTACGCCGGTTGGGTCTCGCTCGAAATGCGTGCACCGCCGGATGGACTCGACGGGCTCGCGCGCGCGCTCGACGTCCTGACCGTGCACTACGGCGACTGA
- a CDS encoding sigma-70 family RNA polymerase sigma factor: MTNATLSPAVSNFSRTGLYFMHETNVAQDMRDRALVRGHLAGDSSAAAELVGHYEARLFNVALRMLGNVEDAEDVTQTVFGNAFLALESYNPQYRFFSWIYRMTVNESLNALDRRRQMVTLDEELAIPAAEPGVTGALEADDRVGKALMLLTPNDRAIVVLRHLAECSYDEIASMLNVPSKTVKSRLFTARERLRQVLISQR, from the coding sequence GTGACCAACGCGACGTTATCCCCGGCAGTTTCCAACTTTTCACGGACCGGCCTGTACTTCATGCATGAGACGAACGTAGCGCAGGATATGCGGGACCGAGCGCTCGTCCGGGGACATCTGGCGGGCGACTCCTCCGCGGCCGCCGAGCTGGTGGGGCACTACGAAGCGCGCTTGTTCAACGTGGCACTGCGGATGCTCGGGAACGTGGAGGATGCAGAGGACGTGACGCAAACGGTGTTCGGCAACGCGTTCCTCGCGCTGGAGTCGTACAACCCGCAGTACCGGTTTTTCAGCTGGATCTATCGGATGACGGTAAACGAGTCGCTGAACGCCCTTGACCGGCGCCGGCAGATGGTCACGCTCGACGAGGAGCTGGCGATCCCGGCGGCAGAACCGGGGGTGACCGGCGCGCTGGAGGCAGATGATCGCGTGGGAAAGGCCTTGATGCTCCTTACTCCGAACGACCGGGCGATCGTCGTGTTGCGGCACCTCGCCGAGTGCTCGTACGACGAGATCGCGTCCATGCTCAACGTGCCGTCCAAGACTGTCAAATCACGCCTGTTCACCGCTCGCGAGCGGCTACGGCAGGTCCTTATCTCACAGCGCTGA
- a CDS encoding STAS domain-containing protein, with amino-acid sequence MQVTTRTLGDVTIAAITGSLDSASSPVAKNALDAVVAGGARKLAVDFTALDYVSSAGLRVLLGTAKQVKASGGALRMFGLNASVREVFEISGFATILPVFPGEGEALQGF; translated from the coding sequence ATGCAGGTCACGACACGCACGCTGGGCGACGTCACCATCGCGGCGATCACGGGGAGTCTCGACAGCGCTTCGTCACCCGTGGCGAAGAACGCCCTCGATGCGGTAGTCGCCGGCGGGGCGCGAAAGCTTGCCGTGGACTTCACCGCGCTCGACTACGTCAGCAGCGCGGGGCTTCGTGTTCTGCTGGGGACGGCCAAGCAGGTCAAAGCGTCCGGCGGGGCGCTGCGGATGTTCGGGCTCAATGCATCAGTCCGCGAGGTGTTCGAGATTTCGGGCTTCGCGACCATCCTGCCGGTGTTTCCCGGGGAAGGGGAGGCGCTGCAGGGGTTCTAA
- a CDS encoding AI-2E family transporter: MSGTPSSLGEVAVVPPAAQVRVHRIDITARSMVMLLAVVASAFLLLRITSVILVVITSLLLVGTLSPPLEWLEAHGMRRGRGIALLFTILLAVVLLLSTLTIPELIAQVTSLIEQEPVLRERLAVLLSRWHITSSMAASLRHINYGALLGNPGQFALKTSMRAFELVAYGVGAVFLALYMMIDRDRLRGAMFALVPRTQHIRLSRILLNLEHIVGGYIRGQLITCLLMGGFMLVLLSILHVKGALAIAVLAGLADVLPYIGVLLVMGPALLATMSLGTAVSVTVAISIFVYQELESRILIPMVYARSLRLPSSVVLVALLTGGTLMGIAGALLALPVAAALLMLVEELRVELPGQIETPAKGLRRERDEVSEQGVHAARRGIARARSGRYCGGNFG; the protein is encoded by the coding sequence GTGTCAGGCACTCCATCGTCGTTGGGTGAGGTGGCGGTTGTACCGCCAGCGGCGCAAGTTCGCGTGCATCGCATCGACATCACCGCCCGCTCGATGGTCATGCTGCTGGCGGTCGTGGCGTCAGCCTTTCTCCTGCTCCGCATCACGTCGGTGATTCTGGTGGTGATTACCTCGCTCCTGCTGGTTGGCACGCTGTCGCCGCCGCTCGAGTGGTTGGAAGCACACGGCATGCGGCGGGGCCGCGGGATCGCGCTGCTGTTTACGATCCTGCTCGCAGTTGTGCTGCTTCTGTCCACGCTGACCATCCCTGAGTTGATCGCTCAGGTGACGTCACTGATCGAACAGGAGCCGGTGTTGCGCGAGCGCCTGGCGGTGTTGCTCTCCCGTTGGCACATCACGTCATCGATGGCGGCCTCACTGCGCCACATCAATTACGGGGCGCTGCTCGGCAACCCGGGCCAGTTCGCCCTCAAGACGTCGATGCGCGCCTTTGAACTGGTGGCCTACGGCGTAGGCGCCGTGTTTCTCGCGCTGTACATGATGATTGATCGCGATCGCTTGCGGGGCGCGATGTTTGCGTTGGTGCCGCGCACGCAGCACATCCGCCTGTCGCGCATCTTGCTCAACCTTGAGCACATCGTCGGTGGCTACATTCGCGGGCAGCTGATCACGTGCCTGCTGATGGGCGGCTTCATGCTCGTGCTGCTCTCGATCCTGCACGTCAAAGGTGCGCTGGCTATCGCCGTGTTGGCGGGACTGGCGGATGTGCTGCCGTATATCGGCGTCCTGCTGGTGATGGGTCCCGCGCTGCTGGCGACCATGTCGCTGGGCACTGCGGTGTCGGTGACGGTGGCGATTTCGATCTTCGTGTATCAGGAGCTCGAAAGCCGCATCCTCATTCCCATGGTGTACGCGCGTTCGCTGCGGCTGCCCTCGTCGGTCGTGCTGGTCGCTCTGCTGACTGGCGGCACGTTGATGGGCATTGCCGGGGCGCTATTGGCGTTGCCGGTCGCGGCCGCTTTGCTGATGCTTGTCGAGGAATTGCGCGTGGAACTCCCCGGCCAGATCGAAACCCCAGCCAAAGGACTTCGACGCGAACGTGATGAAGTGAGCGAACAGGGAGTACACGCTGCGCGCCGAGGGATTGCCCGTGCACGAAGCGGCCGCTATTGCGGTGGAAATTTCGGATGA
- a CDS encoding PrsW family intramembrane metalloprotease yields the protein MTTFIALAIGVVPVFLFLWALYVLDSYSLLSLRVVLLAVCAGVAAALVAYVVNRWLRPTLGIELAPYARYVAPVVEESLKAAYVIVLLARNRVGFVVDAAIYGFAVGTGFAAVENLHYMSLGLDASVWLWVVRGCGTAVMHGAATALVAMIARTLHNRTTRFVPHRVLPGLVAGIVLHSLYNHLLIQPLLATAVIMVAFPVLATAAFEYSERDTRRWLGTGFDTDQELLLAMKAGNTASTPVGQYLASLRARFAPEVIVDMLCLLRLRAELGIRAKGILLMREAGFEPDPDPSVRAKFDELRYLERSIGATGMLAMVPFMHTSARDLWQLNLLDEGTQ from the coding sequence GTGACGACGTTCATCGCGCTCGCCATTGGTGTCGTCCCGGTGTTCCTGTTCCTGTGGGCGTTGTACGTGCTCGACAGCTACAGCCTGCTCTCGTTGCGCGTGGTGCTGCTGGCCGTCTGCGCGGGTGTGGCGGCGGCGCTCGTGGCGTATGTGGTGAACCGGTGGCTGCGGCCGACACTGGGCATCGAGCTTGCGCCCTACGCGCGGTACGTGGCGCCGGTGGTCGAGGAATCGCTCAAGGCCGCGTATGTGATCGTGCTCCTCGCCCGCAACCGCGTGGGATTTGTCGTGGACGCGGCGATCTACGGTTTCGCCGTCGGCACTGGATTCGCCGCGGTCGAGAACCTCCACTACATGAGTCTCGGCCTCGACGCGAGTGTGTGGCTGTGGGTGGTGCGCGGATGCGGCACCGCCGTGATGCACGGAGCGGCCACGGCCCTCGTCGCCATGATTGCCCGCACACTGCACAATCGCACCACGCGATTCGTGCCGCATCGGGTACTGCCCGGTCTTGTGGCGGGAATCGTCCTGCATTCGCTCTACAATCACCTGCTCATCCAGCCCCTGCTGGCGACTGCCGTGATCATGGTGGCCTTCCCGGTCCTGGCCACGGCGGCGTTCGAGTACAGCGAGCGCGACACGCGCCGCTGGCTGGGTACCGGATTTGATACCGACCAGGAATTGCTGCTGGCGATGAAGGCGGGCAACACGGCCTCCACGCCCGTTGGGCAGTATCTCGCGAGTCTTCGCGCGCGCTTCGCGCCTGAAGTGATCGTGGACATGCTGTGCCTGCTCCGCCTGCGCGCCGAGCTGGGCATCCGCGCCAAGGGTATACTCTTGATGCGCGAGGCCGGCTTCGAGCCCGACCCCGATCCGTCCGTCCGCGCCAAATTCGATGAGTTGCGCTACCTCGAGCGCAGCATTGGCGCCACCGGGATGCTGGCGATGGTGCCGTTTATGCACACGAGCGCGCGCGACCTGTGGCAGCTGAACCTCCTGGACGAAGGAACGCAATGA
- a CDS encoding glycosyltransferase family 2 protein produces the protein MTASDVFVSVVAPLSNDSDILPAFVEETIRTLRAHYVHYELLLVDDGSTDDSVRAINAVLAHHESVRLIRLSRSFGSEVAISAGLDAAIGDFVVVMLPDSDPPALIPRMVAQSRQGIGVVFGIRKSRVGEPLLLRLGATVFYRAGSTLLGLNIPPDSTHFRVLSRQTVNAIVQIRDRNRYLRTLSGYVGYASQSVEYEPLHRRTVTRRKSVLDGAKLAMGIIVANSLQPLYLAVGLGLLVVAANTLFVAYVVGIYLLKRHVAEGWTTQSLILGGMFGAIGALLTIVAAYLARLLGENQDRPLYFVLEERQSAVASIAEDRMNIVADPVVR, from the coding sequence GTGACCGCGTCCGATGTGTTCGTATCGGTTGTTGCACCGCTCTCGAACGACAGCGATATCCTGCCTGCGTTCGTGGAGGAAACCATTCGCACGCTGCGAGCGCACTACGTCCACTACGAGTTGCTACTCGTGGATGACGGCTCGACCGATGACAGCGTTCGCGCGATCAACGCCGTGCTCGCGCACCACGAGTCGGTACGATTGATCCGGCTTTCGCGCAGCTTCGGCAGTGAAGTCGCCATTTCCGCGGGACTCGACGCGGCCATCGGCGATTTCGTGGTGGTCATGCTGCCCGACAGCGATCCACCCGCGCTCATACCGCGTATGGTGGCTCAATCGAGACAAGGCATTGGCGTGGTGTTCGGCATCCGCAAGAGTCGGGTCGGCGAACCGTTGCTACTCCGACTGGGGGCGACCGTGTTCTACCGTGCCGGCAGTACCCTGCTTGGGCTCAATATCCCGCCCGACTCGACGCACTTTCGCGTGTTGAGCCGCCAGACGGTCAACGCCATCGTGCAGATCCGCGATCGCAACCGCTACCTGCGCACGCTGAGCGGCTACGTCGGGTACGCGAGCCAGAGCGTGGAGTACGAACCGCTGCATCGACGCACTGTGACACGCCGCAAGAGCGTGCTGGACGGGGCGAAGCTCGCCATGGGAATCATTGTGGCGAATTCACTGCAGCCGCTGTACCTCGCCGTCGGGCTCGGCCTCCTCGTCGTTGCGGCCAATACGCTCTTCGTGGCGTACGTCGTCGGTATCTATCTCCTCAAGCGTCATGTCGCCGAAGGGTGGACAACGCAGTCGCTGATCCTTGGCGGAATGTTCGGCGCCATCGGTGCCTTGCTCACGATCGTCGCCGCGTACCTCGCGCGACTCCTGGGAGAGAACCAGGATCGTCCGCTGTACTTCGTGCTCGAGGAGCGGCAGAGTGCCGTCGCGTCGATTGCCGAGGACCGCATGAATATCGTGGCGGATCCCGTTGTCCGCTGA
- a CDS encoding glycosyltransferase family 2 protein produces the protein MIMREVPTFRVQAFREKHARYACAVFVLNENGRLHAQLGRMLPYADLVDIVIADGGSTDGSVGEDLLAPRGVRALLTKTGPGKLSAQMRMAMAWAMDEGYDGLIVIDGNNKDDPAAIPLFTAGLDRGLDHLQGSRFIPGGHAENTPPARLLGIHLLHAPLISLAARTRYTDTTNGFRAYSRRLLLDVRVAPFRDVFSAYELHYYLAIRASRLGFRVEEVPVTRAYPAHGPVPTKISPVRGSIKILRTLMHACLHLYDPPTNRSGTKAHG, from the coding sequence ATGATCATGCGCGAGGTGCCCACGTTCCGCGTGCAAGCGTTCCGCGAGAAGCACGCGCGCTACGCGTGCGCGGTATTCGTACTCAACGAGAACGGTCGGCTGCACGCCCAGCTCGGCCGCATGCTGCCCTATGCGGACTTGGTCGACATCGTCATCGCCGACGGCGGGAGTACCGACGGTTCGGTCGGCGAGGACCTGTTGGCGCCACGCGGCGTCCGCGCGCTGCTCACCAAGACCGGTCCCGGAAAGCTCAGTGCCCAGATGCGCATGGCGATGGCGTGGGCGATGGACGAAGGATACGACGGACTCATCGTCATCGATGGCAACAACAAGGACGATCCGGCGGCGATTCCGCTCTTCACGGCAGGGCTTGACCGTGGCCTCGATCATCTGCAAGGATCGCGCTTCATTCCGGGCGGACACGCAGAGAACACTCCGCCCGCGCGCTTACTCGGCATTCACCTCCTGCACGCGCCGCTCATCAGCCTCGCGGCGCGTACGCGCTACACGGACACGACGAACGGATTTCGCGCGTACAGTCGGCGACTGCTGCTCGACGTGCGCGTCGCGCCGTTTCGCGATGTCTTTTCGGCATACGAACTGCATTACTATCTCGCCATCCGCGCGTCACGGCTCGGGTTTCGCGTGGAGGAAGTACCCGTCACACGCGCGTATCCGGCTCACGGACCGGTTCCCACGAAAATCAGTCCGGTCAGAGGAAGCATCAAGATCCTCAGGACGCTGATGCACGCGTGCCTGCATCTCTATGATCCACCCACCAACCGCTCGGGGACCAAGGCCCATGGCTGA
- a CDS encoding NADPH:quinone oxidoreductase family protein has protein sequence MKAVMCNAWGLPDTLVVEEHADLVATSDHVVITVKAAGVNFPDVLIIQNKYQFKPQLPFTPGSELSGVITAVGDGVAQWKVGDQVIAFADHGAFAEQVVVPATNLMPMPPGMSFDIAAAITLTYGTSHHAVCDRAQLQAGETMLVLGAAGGVGLAAIEIGKALGARVIAAASSEEKLAVCRAHGADATINYSTQNLREAIKAATDGKGPNVIYDPVGGEYSEAAFRSIAWRGRYLVVGFANGEIPKLPLNLTLLKGASLVGVFWGEFAKREPKANAQAMRQLMGWLADGTIKPHISARYALADTAQALNDMAARKVTGKVVIVP, from the coding sequence ATGAAAGCCGTGATGTGCAACGCCTGGGGTTTGCCCGATACCCTTGTGGTCGAGGAGCACGCTGACCTGGTCGCAACGAGCGATCACGTCGTGATCACGGTCAAGGCAGCTGGCGTCAATTTCCCCGACGTGTTGATCATCCAGAACAAATATCAGTTCAAACCGCAGTTACCCTTCACGCCGGGGAGTGAACTGTCCGGGGTGATCACTGCTGTCGGAGACGGCGTGGCGCAGTGGAAGGTGGGCGACCAGGTGATTGCGTTCGCGGATCACGGCGCGTTCGCGGAACAAGTCGTCGTACCGGCCACCAACCTGATGCCGATGCCACCAGGCATGTCGTTTGACATTGCCGCGGCGATCACCCTCACCTATGGCACCAGTCACCACGCGGTCTGTGACCGCGCGCAACTGCAAGCCGGCGAGACCATGCTGGTGCTGGGTGCGGCCGGTGGCGTGGGGTTGGCCGCCATCGAAATCGGCAAGGCGTTGGGCGCGCGCGTCATTGCGGCGGCGTCGAGCGAAGAGAAGTTGGCGGTATGCCGCGCACACGGTGCCGATGCCACCATCAACTACAGCACGCAGAACTTGCGCGAGGCGATCAAAGCGGCCACCGATGGCAAAGGTCCCAATGTGATCTATGATCCCGTCGGCGGCGAGTACAGCGAAGCCGCGTTTCGCTCGATCGCCTGGCGTGGACGGTATTTGGTGGTGGGCTTTGCGAATGGCGAGATACCCAAACTGCCGCTCAACCTCACGCTACTCAAAGGGGCGTCGTTGGTGGGCGTGTTTTGGGGGGAATTCGCCAAGCGTGAGCCGAAAGCCAATGCGCAGGCGATGCGGCAATTGATGGGCTGGTTGGCAGACGGCACCATCAAGCCGCACATCTCGGCGCGTTACGCGCTGGCCGATACCGCGCAGGCCTTGAACGACATGGCGGCGCGGAAGGTGACGGGGAAAGTGGTCATCGTGCCGTAG
- a CDS encoding transposase: MHRTLKRAAIRPPRANAAAQPRAFDAFRREYNTERPHEYLGGETPSAHYASSPRSNPKQLPAQEYPGHFLVKKNTTGGTFRFQHRRLFIARSLTNHHIGLEETDDGIWSIFFNTVPNGPRGATARRRARRRPLSAAREARDRSPYSTHPD; this comes from the coding sequence ATGCACCGGACGCTGAAGCGCGCCGCCATTCGCCCGCCACGGGCCAATGCCGCCGCGCAGCCGCGGGCGTTCGACGCCTTCCGGCGCGAATACAACACGGAACGACCACACGAGTACTTGGGTGGGGAGACGCCGTCCGCACATTACGCGAGTTCGCCCCGTTCAAATCCGAAGCAGCTCCCGGCCCAAGAATATCCCGGGCACTTCCTGGTGAAGAAAAACACGACAGGCGGAACGTTTCGCTTCCAACATCGACGGCTCTTCATTGCGCGGTCGCTCACGAACCACCACATCGGACTGGAAGAGACGGACGACGGCATCTGGTCCATCTTCTTCAACACCGTCCCGAACGGCCCACGAGGCGCGACAGCCCGGCGGAGGGCACGCCGACGCCCACTCTCCGCCGCTCGCGAGGCAAGGGACCGCAGCCCATACTCAACGCACCCTGATTGA
- a CDS encoding pyridine nucleotide transhydrogenase — translation MADALIGATGFVGTTLLRQTSFDDVYRSTTIESIRGCSYDVVVCAGAPAEKWKANKEPERDRENIQRMLACLGEVEAKHVILISTVDVYATPIDVDEDSPIDPAAATPYGRHRFEIEQFVQDRFASTIIRLPGLFGRGLKKNIIFDFLHANAVGAICADSLFQFYHLDRLWQDITIARAHALPTVNFAVEPVSVRDVAKVGFGVAFENPAVTNAARYDMHTKYAERFDSTGAYLATRAQVLSSIRQFVEEWRREHP, via the coding sequence ATGGCTGATGCCCTGATCGGCGCGACGGGATTCGTCGGTACGACGCTCCTGCGCCAGACGTCGTTCGACGATGTGTATCGCTCGACCACTATCGAGTCGATTCGCGGATGCTCCTACGATGTGGTGGTGTGCGCCGGTGCGCCGGCCGAGAAGTGGAAGGCGAACAAGGAGCCGGAGCGCGATCGCGAGAACATCCAACGCATGCTCGCGTGTCTGGGCGAGGTCGAGGCCAAGCATGTCATCCTGATCTCGACGGTGGATGTGTACGCCACGCCAATCGACGTCGACGAGGATTCGCCGATCGATCCGGCGGCGGCCACGCCGTACGGTCGCCACCGCTTTGAGATCGAGCAGTTCGTGCAGGATCGCTTCGCGAGTACCATCATCCGACTCCCTGGACTGTTCGGACGCGGGCTGAAGAAGAACATCATCTTCGACTTCCTGCACGCGAACGCAGTGGGCGCCATCTGCGCGGACAGTCTGTTCCAGTTCTATCATCTCGACCGCCTCTGGCAGGACATCACGATCGCGCGCGCACACGCGCTGCCGACGGTCAACTTCGCCGTGGAGCCGGTCAGCGTGCGCGACGTGGCCAAGGTCGGCTTCGGTGTGGCCTTCGAGAATCCGGCGGTCACCAACGCGGCCCGCTACGACATGCACACCAAGTACGCCGAGCGGTTCGACAGCACGGGGGCCTACCTGGCCACGCGTGCTCAGGTGCTCTCGTCGATCCGGCAGTTCGTCGAGGAGTGGCGTCGTGAGCACCCGTAG